A single region of the Ancylobacter novellus DSM 506 genome encodes:
- a CDS encoding DUF1488 domain-containing protein, whose translation MMLAFPNPSRSFDRTRNAVRFTGYDGMFEVPFFVEIGALVTSAIELRMSDTLEATSLSAFDASRASIHAAAFKIYSGGRRTNYTLTAADLRQE comes from the coding sequence ATGATGCTGGCTTTTCCAAACCCGAGCCGCAGCTTCGACAGGACGCGTAACGCCGTCAGGTTCACCGGCTATGACGGCATGTTCGAGGTGCCGTTTTTCGTCGAGATTGGCGCGCTGGTGACGTCGGCCATCGAATTGCGCATGTCGGACACTCTGGAGGCGACGTCGCTTTCCGCCTTTGACGCCTCGCGCGCCTCCATCCACGCTGCCGCGTTCAAGATCTATTCGGGCGGGCGTCGCACCAACTACACCCTGACCGCCGCCGATCTCCGCCAGGAATGA
- the rpsU gene encoding 30S ribosomal protein S21 → MQVLVRDNNVDQALRALKKKMQREGVFREMKARRAYEKPSERRKREDAEAIRRAKKLARKQAVRDGLIAAPKKKPIIGRAGAKPVSRPAEQK, encoded by the coding sequence TTGCAGGTTCTCGTTCGCGACAACAATGTCGACCAGGCCTTGAGAGCTCTGAAGAAGAAGATGCAGCGCGAAGGCGTCTTCCGGGAAATGAAGGCCCGCCGCGCTTATGAGAAGCCGTCGGAGCGGCGCAAGCGCGAAGACGCCGAAGCCATCCGGCGCGCCAAGAAGCTGGCGCGAAAGCAGGCCGTGAGAGATGGCCTCATCGCCGCGCCGAAGAAGAAACCGATTATCGGTCGAGCCGGCGCCAAGCCCGTATCTCGACCAGCTGAACAAAAATAA
- a CDS encoding cold-shock protein, with protein MAAGTVKWFNGQKGFGFIQPDNGGPDVFVHISAVERAGLVGLNEGQKISYEVETDRRSGKSSAGSLQAV; from the coding sequence ATGGCGGCAGGTACTGTGAAATGGTTCAACGGACAGAAGGGCTTTGGCTTCATTCAGCCCGACAATGGCGGGCCGGATGTGTTCGTCCATATTTCCGCGGTGGAGCGGGCCGGCCTCGTCGGCCTCAATGAAGGGCAGAAAATCTCCTACGAGGTCGAGACGGACCGTCGAAGCGGCAAGAGCTCGGCCGGCAGCCTCCAGGCTGTGTGA
- a CDS encoding transglutaminase-like domain-containing protein, whose amino-acid sequence MLIRYGYEISLTCQRPTALLCLLSAHPDRAADLRAPETFLTTPHVASSTYRDLFGNECRRLIAPAGGLTMWGDATIEDDGKPDEVLPGAREVPISELPDDCLVFLMGSRYCETDHLGASAWGMFGGLTPGWSRVQAVCDFVHQHIRFDYMQARATRTAFEVFHERVGVCRDYAHLAVALCRCLNIPARYVNGHLGDIGVPAAEPMDFSAWIEVFLDGRWHTFDPRNNTRRMGRVVVARGRDAADVPLVNSFGPHVLTSFRVWTYEVEAALQARHG is encoded by the coding sequence ATGCTCATCCGGTACGGCTATGAAATCTCGCTCACCTGCCAGCGGCCAACAGCACTGCTGTGCCTGTTGTCGGCGCATCCGGATCGCGCCGCCGATCTCAGGGCGCCCGAGACATTCCTGACCACGCCGCATGTGGCGAGCTCGACCTATCGGGATCTCTTCGGCAATGAATGCCGAAGGCTGATCGCGCCGGCGGGCGGGTTGACGATGTGGGGCGACGCCACGATCGAGGATGACGGCAAGCCCGACGAGGTGCTTCCCGGCGCCCGGGAAGTCCCGATCTCGGAACTGCCCGACGATTGCCTCGTCTTTCTCATGGGCAGCCGCTACTGCGAAACCGACCACCTAGGCGCATCGGCATGGGGCATGTTCGGCGGGCTCACTCCCGGCTGGAGCCGGGTGCAGGCCGTCTGCGATTTTGTCCATCAGCATATCCGCTTCGACTATATGCAGGCCCGCGCGACCCGGACGGCGTTCGAGGTCTTTCACGAGCGTGTCGGCGTCTGTCGCGACTACGCCCACCTTGCCGTGGCGCTCTGCCGCTGCCTCAACATTCCCGCGCGCTACGTCAACGGCCATCTCGGCGATATCGGCGTGCCGGCAGCAGAGCCCATGGACTTCAGCGCCTGGATAGAGGTCTTCCTCGATGGCAGATGGCACACTTTCGATCCGCGGAACAATACCCGTCGGATGGGCCGGGTTGTGGTGGCCCGCGGACGGGATGCCGCCGATGTGCCACTCGTCAATTCCTTCGGGCCGCATGTGCTGACATCATTCCGCGTATGGACCTACGAGGTCGAGGCGGCGCTCCAGGCTCGTCATGGGTGA
- the groL gene encoding chaperonin GroEL (60 kDa chaperone family; promotes refolding of misfolded polypeptides especially under stressful conditions; forms two stacked rings of heptamers to form a barrel-shaped 14mer; ends can be capped by GroES; misfolded proteins enter the barrel where they are refolded when GroES binds), with protein sequence MSAKEIRFSTDARDRMLRGVELLNNAVKVTLGPKGRNVIIDKAYGAPRITKDGVAVAKEIELADKFENMGAQMVREVASKTNDLAGDGTTTATVLAASILREGAKLVAAGMNPMDLKRGIDLGVAAVVKEIQARARKVESSAEIAQVGTIAANGDAAVGEMIAKAMEKVGNEGVITVEEARTAETELDVVEGMQFDRGYLSPYFITNTEKMRAELEDPYVLIHEKKLGNLQGLLPILEAVVQTGRPLLIISEDVEGEALATLVVNKLRGGLKVAAVKAPGFGDRRKAMLEDIAVLTAGQMISDDLGIKLENVTIDMLGRAKRVLIEQETTTIIDGAGKKKTIGARIAQLKAQIEETTSDYDREKLQERLAKLAGGVAVIRVGGATEIEVKEKKDRIDDALNATRAAVEEGIVPGGGVALLRARSALRALPGGNADVTAGILIVLRALEAPIRQIAENAGVEGSLVVGRLTDSKDHNQGFDAQTETYVDMIKAGIVDPAKVVRTALQDACSIAALLITAEAMIADIPFKETASPAGNGGMGY encoded by the coding sequence ATGTCTGCCAAGGAAATCAGATTTTCCACCGACGCCCGCGACCGAATGCTGCGCGGCGTCGAGCTGCTCAACAATGCCGTCAAGGTGACGCTTGGCCCCAAAGGCCGCAACGTCATCATAGACAAGGCCTACGGCGCGCCGCGCATCACCAAAGACGGCGTGGCCGTCGCCAAGGAGATCGAGCTCGCCGACAAGTTCGAGAACATGGGCGCCCAGATGGTGCGCGAAGTGGCCTCGAAGACCAACGACCTCGCCGGCGACGGCACCACCACCGCCACCGTACTCGCCGCCTCCATCCTGCGCGAAGGCGCCAAGCTGGTCGCCGCCGGGATGAACCCAATGGACCTCAAGCGCGGCATCGACCTCGGCGTGGCCGCTGTGGTGAAGGAAATCCAGGCCCGCGCCCGGAAGGTCGAGTCCTCGGCCGAGATAGCACAGGTCGGCACGATCGCCGCCAATGGCGACGCCGCCGTCGGCGAGATGATCGCCAAGGCGATGGAGAAGGTCGGCAATGAGGGCGTCATCACGGTCGAGGAAGCCCGCACGGCCGAGACCGAGCTCGACGTGGTCGAGGGCATGCAGTTCGACCGCGGCTACCTCTCGCCCTACTTCATCACCAACACCGAGAAGATGCGCGCGGAGCTGGAGGACCCCTATGTCCTCATCCACGAGAAGAAGCTCGGCAATCTTCAGGGGCTGCTGCCGATCCTCGAAGCGGTGGTGCAGACCGGCCGGCCGCTGCTGATCATCTCCGAGGACGTCGAGGGTGAGGCGCTTGCCACCCTCGTCGTCAACAAGCTGCGCGGCGGTCTCAAGGTCGCGGCGGTGAAGGCGCCCGGCTTCGGCGACCGCCGCAAGGCCATGCTGGAAGACATCGCGGTCCTCACGGCCGGCCAGATGATCTCCGATGACCTCGGCATCAAGCTGGAGAATGTCACCATCGACATGCTGGGCCGGGCGAAGCGCGTTCTGATCGAGCAGGAAACGACGACGATCATCGACGGCGCCGGCAAGAAGAAAACCATCGGGGCCCGCATCGCCCAGCTCAAGGCGCAGATCGAGGAGACCACCTCGGACTACGACCGCGAGAAGCTGCAGGAGCGTCTGGCCAAGCTCGCGGGCGGCGTTGCCGTCATCCGCGTCGGCGGTGCCACAGAGATCGAGGTCAAGGAAAAGAAGGATCGCATCGACGATGCGCTGAACGCCACCCGCGCCGCCGTCGAGGAAGGCATCGTGCCCGGCGGCGGCGTCGCGCTGCTGCGCGCCAGGTCTGCCCTGCGCGCGCTGCCGGGCGGCAATGCCGACGTGACGGCCGGCATCCTGATCGTACTCCGCGCGCTTGAGGCGCCGATCCGACAGATTGCCGAGAACGCGGGGGTTGAAGGCTCGCTCGTGGTGGGCAGGCTCACCGACAGCAAGGACCATAATCAGGGCTTCGACGCGCAGACAGAAACCTATGTCGACATGATCAAGGCGGGTATCGTCGATCCCGCCAAGGTGGTGCGCACTGCCCTGCAGGACGCCTGCTCGATCGCGGCGTTGCTAATCACGGCAGAGGCGATGATCGCCGACATTCCCTTCAAGGAGACCGCCTCGCCGGCCGGCAATGGCGGCATGGGCTACTGA
- a CDS encoding cold-shock protein, whose protein sequence is MTTGTVKWFNSQKGFGFIAPDDGGSDAFVHISAVERAGMSDLREGQKVDFELVADQRSGKMSADKLQSLG, encoded by the coding sequence ATGACGACGGGAACCGTAAAATGGTTCAATTCCCAGAAGGGTTTTGGATTCATCGCGCCGGATGACGGTGGCAGCGATGCCTTCGTTCACATCAGCGCCGTTGAGCGTGCCGGCATGAGCGATCTGCGTGAAGGTCAGAAGGTGGACTTCGAGCTTGTCGCTGATCAGCGCAGCGGGAAGATGTCCGCGGACAAGCTTCAGTCACTCGGCTGA
- a CDS encoding DUF2158 domain-containing protein: MSEAEQTEEKPFNPGDVVQLKSGGAKMTVAWCEDYQGIISVFCHWFATACRRGKRMRISSPPLR, from the coding sequence ATGAGCGAAGCAGAGCAGACGGAAGAGAAGCCGTTCAATCCTGGAGACGTGGTCCAACTGAAGTCTGGCGGCGCTAAGATGACGGTTGCATGGTGCGAGGATTACCAGGGTATTATAAGCGTGTTCTGCCATTGGTTTGCAACCGCATGCCGCCGTGGAAAAAGGATGAGGATCTCTTCCCCGCCACTTCGGTGA
- a CDS encoding co-chaperone GroES, translated as MKFRPLHDRVVIRRSEGDPVSEDGIIIPDTAKEKPQQGEVVAHGPGQRDESGKLVPLDVQTGDLVLFGKWSGTEVKIDGEDLLIIKEADLLGVVERTAATGKQAA; from the coding sequence ATGAAATTCCGGCCACTCCACGACCGCGTCGTCATCCGGCGCTCGGAAGGCGATCCCGTATCCGAGGACGGGATCATCATTCCCGACACTGCGAAGGAAAAGCCGCAGCAGGGCGAGGTCGTCGCCCACGGCCCCGGCCAGCGCGACGAAAGCGGGAAGCTGGTTCCGCTCGATGTGCAGACCGGCGACCTCGTCCTGTTCGGCAAATGGTCCGGCACCGAGGTGAAGATCGACGGCGAGGACCTCCTGATCATCAAGGAGGCCGACCTCCTGGGCGTCGTCGAGAGGACCGCAGCGACGGGCAAGCAAGCCGCCTGA
- a CDS encoding DUF6481 family protein yields the protein MKNIDNFQDRQKTAVAAKARMLAKLAARPGADDPAVIARAMERRTIDEARKARQAERQKAEAAKEKARQEADAQEAAADKASAKARRDARYAARKLRAEPSAGRSSIR from the coding sequence ATGAAGAACATCGATAACTTCCAGGACCGACAGAAAACAGCCGTCGCTGCCAAGGCGCGCATGCTTGCGAAGCTTGCGGCTCGTCCCGGTGCCGATGATCCTGCGGTTATTGCGAGAGCTATGGAACGCCGGACCATAGACGAGGCGCGAAAAGCCCGGCAAGCCGAGCGGCAGAAAGCGGAAGCGGCGAAGGAAAAGGCTCGGCAGGAAGCCGATGCCCAGGAGGCCGCCGCAGATAAGGCCAGCGCCAAGGCGCGGCGCGATGCGCGTTACGCAGCAAGGAAACTGCGCGCCGAGCCATCTGCTGGGCGATCCAGCATACGATAG